The following coding sequences are from one Aethina tumida isolate Nest 87 chromosome 2, icAetTumi1.1, whole genome shotgun sequence window:
- the LOC109600232 gene encoding mitogen-activated protein kinase kinase kinase kinase 5 isoform X3 has protein sequence MAQGVLSSDISRRNPQEDYELIQRIGSGTYGDVYKAKRLSTNDLAAIKVIKLEPGDDFGIIQQEILMMRDCRHPNIIAYYGSYLRRDKLWICMEYCGGGSLQDIYHITGPLTETQIAYMCRETLLGLSYLHGMGKMHRDIKGANILLTECGDVKLADFGVSAQITATINKRKSFIGTPYWMAPEVAAVERKGGYNQLCDIWAIGITAIELAELQPPMFDLHPMRALFLMSKSGFKPPTLKDKEKWSPTFHSFVKVALTKNPKKRPNADKLLQHAIFQGDMSRRLALELLQKVNNPSHMFTEEPDEDGVKRFHSKNDWRTRVILHQHKIISNNWDQSNNMFYRNAVPNVPQRIASRMTSRPKPQNAILLSDIQHIDEANNTLQRTAPSPPSINESSQQWDLMDIMNNVKSVHECGEHANKKCGMGTAFDSLNREKGAYKYHPTDTYTQQATLPVQDTEVNVKCDVHTIPSSPTNDPSLNGSPRRHSSVDEIFGLVNSMNINGQRQRSLSDSGRTDRNINGTEEESNNHDTSAPDLVACPPVPPRKHRRRHTPPRPPSNGLPPTPKVHMGACFSKVFNGCPLRIHCTASWIHPDTRDQHILIGAEEGIYNLNLNELHETCIDQLYNRRTVWMYVIKDVLMTLSGKTPQLYRHDLLGLQSKQSHRFSLHMNRIPERLVPRKFALTTRVPDTRGTQKCCVARNPYNGYKYLCGATSTSIFLMQWYDPLNKFMLLKHVDCMLPNPLNVFEMIITPEFEYPMVCVSIKQAYQANTYKLDLINMNSGASWFHSDELQDMDGTATVVPKRENLDITCVTQLDKDSILVCYDNLVKIITPKGTLVKLSKKQVNDLRFDFKIENILCLPDSVLAFHKHGVQGRSLKNGEITQEITDVSRTYKLLGSDKVVMLESNLLRTGTLTNEEGHDLYILAGHEASY, from the exons ATGGCTCAAGGGGTATTAAGTTCGGATATCTCCAGGAGGAATCCCCAAGAAGATTACGAATTAATACAAAGAATTGGGAGTGGAACTTATGGTGATGTCTATAAG GCCAAAAGATTGTCAACGAACGACTTAGCCGCTATTAaggttataaaattagaacCAG gAGATGACTTTGGTATCATTCAGCAGGAGATACTTATGATGAGAGATTGTAGACATCCAAATATAATAGCATATTATGGAAGTTATTTACGTCGTGATAAACTATGGATTTGCATGGAATACTGTGGGGGAGGATCCCTACAAGATATTTACCACA TAACCGGCCCTCTGACAGAAACTCAAATAGCATACATGTGTAGAGAGACTCTCTTGggtttatcttatttacatggCATGGGTAAAATGCACAGGGACATAAAAGGGGCCAATATTCTTTTGACTGAGTGTGGTGATGTGAAATTGGCTGATTTTGGTGTGTCGGCACAAATTACAGCAACAATCAACAAAAGGAAGTCTTTTATTGGGACACCCTACTGGATGGCACCAGag GTGGCAGCAGTAGAACGAAAAGGTGGATATAATCAGCTTTGTGATATATGGGCAATAGGTATAACAGCTATAGAATTAGCTGAACTACAACCTCCAATGTTTGATTTACACCCTATGAGAGCTTTATTTTTGATGTCAAAAAGTGGTTTCAAACCTCCAACATTAAAGGATAAAGAAAAATG gagtCCCACATTTCATAGTTTTGTAAAAGTTGCACTgacaaagaatccaaagaaaagACCGAATGCTGATAAGTTGCTTcag caTGCAATTTTCCAAGGAGATATGAGTAGAAGACTGGCATTAGAATTATTACAGAAAGTTAATAATCCATCACACATGTTCACAGAAGAACCTGATGAAGATGgg GTCAAGCGATTTCATTCTAAAAATGATTGGCGGACTAGAGTAATCTTACACcaacataaaataatctcCAATAATTGGGACCAATCAAACAATATGTTCTACAGAAAC GCCGTTCCAAATGTACCTCAGCGAATTGCATCACGTATGACCTCCCGACCAAAGCCTCAAAACGCTATACTTCTGTCCGACATCCAGCACATAGACGAAGCCAACAATACACTTCAGAGAACCG CACCTTCGCCGCCTTCAATAAACGAATCGTCGCAACAGTGGGACTTGATGGACATAATGAACAACGTTAAGTCGGTGCACGAGTGTGGAGAACATGCTAACAAAAAGTGCGGCATGGGGACCGCCTTCGACTCCCTGAACAGAGAGAA GGGAGCCTACAAGTATCATCCGACGGACACTTACACCCAGCA GGCGACCCTCCCTGTCCAAGACACCGAAGTGAACGTAAAATGTGATGTACATACGATACCTTCTAGTCCGACAAACGATCCGTCTCTCAATGGATCCCCACGCAGACATTCCTCAGTAGACGAAATATTCGGCCTTGTCAACTCTATGAACATAAATGGCCAGAGGCAACGTTCCCTTAGTGACAGTGGCAGGACTGATAGGAACATAAATG gcACTGAAGAAGAAAGCAACAACCACGACACCAGTGCCCCGGACCTGGTGGCCTGCCCACCCGTTCCCCCCAGGAAGCACCGCAGGAGACACACGCCACCCAGACCGCCCAGCAATGGGCTCCCACCCACACCGAAGGTGCACATGGGCGCCTGCTTCTCCAAGGTCTTCAACGGCTGTCCGCTGAGGATCCACTGCACCGCCTCGTGGATCCACCCGGACACCAGAGACCAGCACATACTGATAGGAGCCGAGGAGGGAATCTACAATTTGAACCTGAACGAACTGCACGAGACCTGCATAGACCAGTTGTACAACAGGCGGACCGTGTGGATGTACGTGATCAAAGACGTGCTGATGACGCTGTCGGGCAAGACGCCGCAACTGTACAGGCACGACCTGCTGGGCCTGCAGAGCAAACAGTCGCACCGCTTCAGCCTGCACATGAACCGGATCCCGGAGCGGCTGGTGCCGAGGAAGTTCGCGCTGACCACCCGCGTGCCGGACACGCGTGGCACGCAGAAGTGCTGCGTAGCCCGGAATCCGTACAACGGTTACAAGTACTTGTGTGGTGCCACGTCCACAAGTATTTTCTTGATGCAGTGGTACGATCCGCTTAACAAGTTCATGCTTTTGAAG CACGTGGATTGCATGCTGCCGAATCCGCTGAACGTCTTCGAGATGATAATAACGCCGGAATTTGAGTATCCAATGGTATGCGTGTCCATTAAACAAGCCTACCAAGCGAATACgtacaaattagatttaattaatatgaattcaG gagCAAGCTGGTTCCATTCAGACGAACTACAAGACATGGACGGTACGGCGACGGTGGTGCCCAAACGCGAAAACTTAGATATAACATGTGTAACACAATTAGATAAGGACTCGATTTTAGTATGCTACGATAATTTAGTCAAGATAATTACCCCCAAAGGCACACTAGTTAAGTTAAGTAAGAAACAAGTCAATGATCTACGGTTcgatttcaaaattgaaaatatat TGTGTCTTCCGGATAGTGTTCTGGCTTTCCACAAGCACGGAGTGCAAGGCAGATCGCTGAAAAATGGTGAAATCACTCAGGAGATCACCGACGTTTCTAGGACTTATAAATTACTAGGATCTGACAA AGTTGTAATGTTAGAAAGTAATCTACTAAGGACGGGAACATTAACCAATGAAGAAGGTCACGACTTGTACATTTTGGCGGGACATGAAGcgagttattaa
- the LOC109600232 gene encoding mitogen-activated protein kinase kinase kinase kinase 5 isoform X5 has protein sequence MAQGVLSSDISRRNPQEDYELIQRIGSGTYGDVYKAKRLSTNDLAAIKVIKLEPGDDFGIIQQEILMMRDCRHPNIIAYYGSYLRRDKLWICMEYCGGGSLQDIYHITGPLTETQIAYMCRETLLGLSYLHGMGKMHRDIKGANILLTECGDVKLADFGVSAQITATINKRKSFIGTPYWMAPEVAAVERKGGYNQLCDIWAIGITAIELAELQPPMFDLHPMRALFLMSKSGFKPPTLKDKEKWSPTFHSFVKVALTKNPKKRPNADKLLQHAIFQGDMSRRLALELLQKVNNPSHMFTEEPDEDGVKRFHSKNDWRTRVILHQHKIISNNWDQSNNMFYRNAVPNVPQRIASRMTSRPKPQNAILLSDIQHIDEANNTLQRTAPSPPSINESSQQWDLMDIMNNVKSVHECGEHANKKCGMGTAFDSLNREKATLPVQDTEVNVKCDVHTIPSSPTNDPSLNGSPRRHSSVDEIFGLVNSMNINGQRQRSLSDSGRTDRNINGTEEESNNHDTSAPDLVACPPVPPRKHRRRHTPPRPPSNGLPPTPKVHMGACFSKVFNGCPLRIHCTASWIHPDTRDQHILIGAEEGIYNLNLNELHETCIDQLYNRRTVWMYVIKDVLMTLSGKTPQLYRHDLLGLQSKQSHRFSLHMNRIPERLVPRKFALTTRVPDTRGTQKCCVARNPYNGYKYLCGATSTSIFLMQWYDPLNKFMLLKHVDCMLPNPLNVFEMIITPEFEYPMVCVSIKQAYQANTYKLDLINMNSGASWFHSDELQDMDGTATVVPKRENLDITCVTQLDKDSILVCYDNLVKIITPKGTLVKLSKKQVNDLRFDFKIENILCLPDSVLAFHKHGVQGRSLKNGEITQEITDVSRTYKLLGSDKVVMLESNLLRTGTLTNEEGHDLYILAGHEASY, from the exons ATGGCTCAAGGGGTATTAAGTTCGGATATCTCCAGGAGGAATCCCCAAGAAGATTACGAATTAATACAAAGAATTGGGAGTGGAACTTATGGTGATGTCTATAAG GCCAAAAGATTGTCAACGAACGACTTAGCCGCTATTAaggttataaaattagaacCAG gAGATGACTTTGGTATCATTCAGCAGGAGATACTTATGATGAGAGATTGTAGACATCCAAATATAATAGCATATTATGGAAGTTATTTACGTCGTGATAAACTATGGATTTGCATGGAATACTGTGGGGGAGGATCCCTACAAGATATTTACCACA TAACCGGCCCTCTGACAGAAACTCAAATAGCATACATGTGTAGAGAGACTCTCTTGggtttatcttatttacatggCATGGGTAAAATGCACAGGGACATAAAAGGGGCCAATATTCTTTTGACTGAGTGTGGTGATGTGAAATTGGCTGATTTTGGTGTGTCGGCACAAATTACAGCAACAATCAACAAAAGGAAGTCTTTTATTGGGACACCCTACTGGATGGCACCAGag GTGGCAGCAGTAGAACGAAAAGGTGGATATAATCAGCTTTGTGATATATGGGCAATAGGTATAACAGCTATAGAATTAGCTGAACTACAACCTCCAATGTTTGATTTACACCCTATGAGAGCTTTATTTTTGATGTCAAAAAGTGGTTTCAAACCTCCAACATTAAAGGATAAAGAAAAATG gagtCCCACATTTCATAGTTTTGTAAAAGTTGCACTgacaaagaatccaaagaaaagACCGAATGCTGATAAGTTGCTTcag caTGCAATTTTCCAAGGAGATATGAGTAGAAGACTGGCATTAGAATTATTACAGAAAGTTAATAATCCATCACACATGTTCACAGAAGAACCTGATGAAGATGgg GTCAAGCGATTTCATTCTAAAAATGATTGGCGGACTAGAGTAATCTTACACcaacataaaataatctcCAATAATTGGGACCAATCAAACAATATGTTCTACAGAAAC GCCGTTCCAAATGTACCTCAGCGAATTGCATCACGTATGACCTCCCGACCAAAGCCTCAAAACGCTATACTTCTGTCCGACATCCAGCACATAGACGAAGCCAACAATACACTTCAGAGAACCG CACCTTCGCCGCCTTCAATAAACGAATCGTCGCAACAGTGGGACTTGATGGACATAATGAACAACGTTAAGTCGGTGCACGAGTGTGGAGAACATGCTAACAAAAAGTGCGGCATGGGGACCGCCTTCGACTCCCTGAACAGAGAGAA GGCGACCCTCCCTGTCCAAGACACCGAAGTGAACGTAAAATGTGATGTACATACGATACCTTCTAGTCCGACAAACGATCCGTCTCTCAATGGATCCCCACGCAGACATTCCTCAGTAGACGAAATATTCGGCCTTGTCAACTCTATGAACATAAATGGCCAGAGGCAACGTTCCCTTAGTGACAGTGGCAGGACTGATAGGAACATAAATG gcACTGAAGAAGAAAGCAACAACCACGACACCAGTGCCCCGGACCTGGTGGCCTGCCCACCCGTTCCCCCCAGGAAGCACCGCAGGAGACACACGCCACCCAGACCGCCCAGCAATGGGCTCCCACCCACACCGAAGGTGCACATGGGCGCCTGCTTCTCCAAGGTCTTCAACGGCTGTCCGCTGAGGATCCACTGCACCGCCTCGTGGATCCACCCGGACACCAGAGACCAGCACATACTGATAGGAGCCGAGGAGGGAATCTACAATTTGAACCTGAACGAACTGCACGAGACCTGCATAGACCAGTTGTACAACAGGCGGACCGTGTGGATGTACGTGATCAAAGACGTGCTGATGACGCTGTCGGGCAAGACGCCGCAACTGTACAGGCACGACCTGCTGGGCCTGCAGAGCAAACAGTCGCACCGCTTCAGCCTGCACATGAACCGGATCCCGGAGCGGCTGGTGCCGAGGAAGTTCGCGCTGACCACCCGCGTGCCGGACACGCGTGGCACGCAGAAGTGCTGCGTAGCCCGGAATCCGTACAACGGTTACAAGTACTTGTGTGGTGCCACGTCCACAAGTATTTTCTTGATGCAGTGGTACGATCCGCTTAACAAGTTCATGCTTTTGAAG CACGTGGATTGCATGCTGCCGAATCCGCTGAACGTCTTCGAGATGATAATAACGCCGGAATTTGAGTATCCAATGGTATGCGTGTCCATTAAACAAGCCTACCAAGCGAATACgtacaaattagatttaattaatatgaattcaG gagCAAGCTGGTTCCATTCAGACGAACTACAAGACATGGACGGTACGGCGACGGTGGTGCCCAAACGCGAAAACTTAGATATAACATGTGTAACACAATTAGATAAGGACTCGATTTTAGTATGCTACGATAATTTAGTCAAGATAATTACCCCCAAAGGCACACTAGTTAAGTTAAGTAAGAAACAAGTCAATGATCTACGGTTcgatttcaaaattgaaaatatat TGTGTCTTCCGGATAGTGTTCTGGCTTTCCACAAGCACGGAGTGCAAGGCAGATCGCTGAAAAATGGTGAAATCACTCAGGAGATCACCGACGTTTCTAGGACTTATAAATTACTAGGATCTGACAA AGTTGTAATGTTAGAAAGTAATCTACTAAGGACGGGAACATTAACCAATGAAGAAGGTCACGACTTGTACATTTTGGCGGGACATGAAGcgagttattaa
- the LOC109600232 gene encoding mitogen-activated protein kinase kinase kinase kinase 5 isoform X1, with protein MAQGVLSSDISRRNPQEDYELIQRIGSGTYGDVYKAKRLSTNDLAAIKVIKLEPGDDFGIIQQEILMMRDCRHPNIIAYYGSYLRRDKLWICMEYCGGGSLQDIYHITGPLTETQIAYMCRETLLGLSYLHGMGKMHRDIKGANILLTECGDVKLADFGVSAQITATINKRKSFIGTPYWMAPEVAAVERKGGYNQLCDIWAIGITAIELAELQPPMFDLHPMRALFLMSKSGFKPPTLKDKEKWSPTFHSFVKVALTKNPKKRPNADKLLQHAIFQGDMSRRLALELLQKVNNPSHMFTEEPDEDGVKRFHSKNDWRTRVILHQHKIISNNWDQSNNMFYRNAVPNVPQRIASRMTSRPKPQNAILLSDIQHIDEANNTLQRTAPSPPSINESSQQWDLMDIMNNVKSVHECGEHANKKCGMGTAFDSLNRENSADRKTMTGSQILNMSLRSLLQYIDEELMMRGAYKYHPTDTYTQQATLPVQDTEVNVKCDVHTIPSSPTNDPSLNGSPRRHSSVDEIFGLVNSMNINGQRQRSLSDSGRTDRNINGTEEESNNHDTSAPDLVACPPVPPRKHRRRHTPPRPPSNGLPPTPKVHMGACFSKVFNGCPLRIHCTASWIHPDTRDQHILIGAEEGIYNLNLNELHETCIDQLYNRRTVWMYVIKDVLMTLSGKTPQLYRHDLLGLQSKQSHRFSLHMNRIPERLVPRKFALTTRVPDTRGTQKCCVARNPYNGYKYLCGATSTSIFLMQWYDPLNKFMLLKHVDCMLPNPLNVFEMIITPEFEYPMVCVSIKQAYQANTYKLDLINMNSGASWFHSDELQDMDGTATVVPKRENLDITCVTQLDKDSILVCYDNLVKIITPKGTLVKLSKKQVNDLRFDFKIENILCLPDSVLAFHKHGVQGRSLKNGEITQEITDVSRTYKLLGSDKVVMLESNLLRTGTLTNEEGHDLYILAGHEASY; from the exons ATGGCTCAAGGGGTATTAAGTTCGGATATCTCCAGGAGGAATCCCCAAGAAGATTACGAATTAATACAAAGAATTGGGAGTGGAACTTATGGTGATGTCTATAAG GCCAAAAGATTGTCAACGAACGACTTAGCCGCTATTAaggttataaaattagaacCAG gAGATGACTTTGGTATCATTCAGCAGGAGATACTTATGATGAGAGATTGTAGACATCCAAATATAATAGCATATTATGGAAGTTATTTACGTCGTGATAAACTATGGATTTGCATGGAATACTGTGGGGGAGGATCCCTACAAGATATTTACCACA TAACCGGCCCTCTGACAGAAACTCAAATAGCATACATGTGTAGAGAGACTCTCTTGggtttatcttatttacatggCATGGGTAAAATGCACAGGGACATAAAAGGGGCCAATATTCTTTTGACTGAGTGTGGTGATGTGAAATTGGCTGATTTTGGTGTGTCGGCACAAATTACAGCAACAATCAACAAAAGGAAGTCTTTTATTGGGACACCCTACTGGATGGCACCAGag GTGGCAGCAGTAGAACGAAAAGGTGGATATAATCAGCTTTGTGATATATGGGCAATAGGTATAACAGCTATAGAATTAGCTGAACTACAACCTCCAATGTTTGATTTACACCCTATGAGAGCTTTATTTTTGATGTCAAAAAGTGGTTTCAAACCTCCAACATTAAAGGATAAAGAAAAATG gagtCCCACATTTCATAGTTTTGTAAAAGTTGCACTgacaaagaatccaaagaaaagACCGAATGCTGATAAGTTGCTTcag caTGCAATTTTCCAAGGAGATATGAGTAGAAGACTGGCATTAGAATTATTACAGAAAGTTAATAATCCATCACACATGTTCACAGAAGAACCTGATGAAGATGgg GTCAAGCGATTTCATTCTAAAAATGATTGGCGGACTAGAGTAATCTTACACcaacataaaataatctcCAATAATTGGGACCAATCAAACAATATGTTCTACAGAAAC GCCGTTCCAAATGTACCTCAGCGAATTGCATCACGTATGACCTCCCGACCAAAGCCTCAAAACGCTATACTTCTGTCCGACATCCAGCACATAGACGAAGCCAACAATACACTTCAGAGAACCG CACCTTCGCCGCCTTCAATAAACGAATCGTCGCAACAGTGGGACTTGATGGACATAATGAACAACGTTAAGTCGGTGCACGAGTGTGGAGAACATGCTAACAAAAAGTGCGGCATGGGGACCGCCTTCGACTCCCTGAACAGAGAGAA TTCGGCGGATAGAAAAACAATGACGGGTTCACAAATACTGAATATGTCATTGAG GAGCCTATTGCAGTACATTGATGAAGAATTAATGATGAG GGGAGCCTACAAGTATCATCCGACGGACACTTACACCCAGCA GGCGACCCTCCCTGTCCAAGACACCGAAGTGAACGTAAAATGTGATGTACATACGATACCTTCTAGTCCGACAAACGATCCGTCTCTCAATGGATCCCCACGCAGACATTCCTCAGTAGACGAAATATTCGGCCTTGTCAACTCTATGAACATAAATGGCCAGAGGCAACGTTCCCTTAGTGACAGTGGCAGGACTGATAGGAACATAAATG gcACTGAAGAAGAAAGCAACAACCACGACACCAGTGCCCCGGACCTGGTGGCCTGCCCACCCGTTCCCCCCAGGAAGCACCGCAGGAGACACACGCCACCCAGACCGCCCAGCAATGGGCTCCCACCCACACCGAAGGTGCACATGGGCGCCTGCTTCTCCAAGGTCTTCAACGGCTGTCCGCTGAGGATCCACTGCACCGCCTCGTGGATCCACCCGGACACCAGAGACCAGCACATACTGATAGGAGCCGAGGAGGGAATCTACAATTTGAACCTGAACGAACTGCACGAGACCTGCATAGACCAGTTGTACAACAGGCGGACCGTGTGGATGTACGTGATCAAAGACGTGCTGATGACGCTGTCGGGCAAGACGCCGCAACTGTACAGGCACGACCTGCTGGGCCTGCAGAGCAAACAGTCGCACCGCTTCAGCCTGCACATGAACCGGATCCCGGAGCGGCTGGTGCCGAGGAAGTTCGCGCTGACCACCCGCGTGCCGGACACGCGTGGCACGCAGAAGTGCTGCGTAGCCCGGAATCCGTACAACGGTTACAAGTACTTGTGTGGTGCCACGTCCACAAGTATTTTCTTGATGCAGTGGTACGATCCGCTTAACAAGTTCATGCTTTTGAAG CACGTGGATTGCATGCTGCCGAATCCGCTGAACGTCTTCGAGATGATAATAACGCCGGAATTTGAGTATCCAATGGTATGCGTGTCCATTAAACAAGCCTACCAAGCGAATACgtacaaattagatttaattaatatgaattcaG gagCAAGCTGGTTCCATTCAGACGAACTACAAGACATGGACGGTACGGCGACGGTGGTGCCCAAACGCGAAAACTTAGATATAACATGTGTAACACAATTAGATAAGGACTCGATTTTAGTATGCTACGATAATTTAGTCAAGATAATTACCCCCAAAGGCACACTAGTTAAGTTAAGTAAGAAACAAGTCAATGATCTACGGTTcgatttcaaaattgaaaatatat TGTGTCTTCCGGATAGTGTTCTGGCTTTCCACAAGCACGGAGTGCAAGGCAGATCGCTGAAAAATGGTGAAATCACTCAGGAGATCACCGACGTTTCTAGGACTTATAAATTACTAGGATCTGACAA AGTTGTAATGTTAGAAAGTAATCTACTAAGGACGGGAACATTAACCAATGAAGAAGGTCACGACTTGTACATTTTGGCGGGACATGAAGcgagttattaa